One Aptenodytes patagonicus chromosome 7, bAptPat1.pri.cur, whole genome shotgun sequence genomic window, TTTTACTAAATACTCTGGAACTACATGGCTGCCTGGAAGTGGCATTGTAGAAGAACAGCAATAAAGAATTAATTGTACAAACATTTATCATCCCCAGATCAAACTCTCCTTGTGAGGCTAGGGCTTAACTTGTggagaagaaaagggggaggaaggggtggtAATGGCGGAGAGGggtgcttgtgggttttttatgtGTTTCCTTTTATTCCAGACGACTATATAATGAAAAGCCTTTTAGCCTTGGAGAACTACTAAATATTAAGCACAGCTTAAAATAGGGAGTAGCTTTCGAGATCCTTTCGTCCTCCTGCCATTCCTTTTAGGAAAAGGTCATGTCTCTTCCCTTATTTTCCCACTAGTAAAAgcaaagcttctttttttcttttttcttttttttttccctcttaagaTCTCTTTAACGTGTAAGAAAATCCTCTTGCTCTACATaggaatgtctttaaaaaatattttatagaccTCTTCTTGTTCACcgattctggaaaaaaattatattgatcAAGGTCAAACGCTTGAATTCTGACGTGACTCACTTCAAAGGTGTATTTGTGTGCCCTTCGAGCACATTAATACTAATTATCTCTCAAACACTTCCCCAAAACTCCTACTGCCTGTTTCAGATGCAAATCTAATTAACGAGCTGCCTTTGAGTAGCACACAGGGACAGCGTAATTCACTGAGTTGTTGAACCTTTTGccttcttttatatttatttataggtAGCTCCATCATATTTTGAAAGCGTAGGCAGTTGTGTGAAGCTACATGGTAGCGAGTGCAGATCTGCTATAGCTAATGAGACTTACCAGGCACCAGAGTTAGGAAAAAGGATTAGCTCCAACTTCTTGCAAATGCATTCAGGGACGTATATAATAACACTCGCTGGGCCCTGCTTTGTCTAAGTTAATTTAGAAATGACTAAATCTTGGAAGACCTATCTAAATAGCGCGTACTATTTGTAACCGTGAACTGATTGATTTAGTAATAACTGTTTGCTTTCGACACCGGGGACAAAGCGGGAGGGGGGGGCGAGGGGTGCATGCTGAAGAAACCCTGACGCCCGAGTGAAAGCCGTTGAGCGTGCTTGTCCCCTTCCAGCCTGCCGGGAACCCAGGACCCGCACCCCCTTTCTTACGCTTCTGCCTTTAACACGCGCACTTTCAAAAGCCACCTCCCGAAGATGTTTGCTTCGAGCATCGTGTCGTGTCCGtccgtcccgtccccgtcccccccgcccccggccgccgcaggcGGGCCCCGGGCTGAGCAGGGGGTGGCGGTGCCCGGCGGAGGGTCCGCGGCTTGCACCGCGCCTctccgcggggccggcgggcggcagcggggcgggcggcggccgcagcggcagcagccagccccccGTGCGGGGGTGTGCGGGTGCGGGGTGCGTCGGGGAGAGATGCTGTGTAATTTTATCCACGCTGCACTCTGGGAGTTCACACGAGACTGATACCTTTTGCCTCCTCTGCTTTGTATCAATTGGTCGCAGATCAGGCTATTGTTGCAGgaagctgcttttatttctatgCTCCGTCGATCAACTATTTCCCCCACAGTCTCTTGCCGAAATTCAGTgggtgtctctctctctctctctctctccctctcccccccccccccgccccttctgCCTCTCTGTCTCTCATGCATGCCGTCTGTCTATCTGGAAACCCAAGGAGAAGGCTGATCACGGCAGCTCCATCTAATACAAACAGCTGGGACTCTTCGGTGGCCTTTGCTGATGTCTATTGATTTAAGTAAATCTGAGACAGATAAAAGGGCCAGATCGAGGCTGATAAAAACTTGCCAATGCTTCACGGCTCGAACCAGTGTGTGCTCTGCAACTTTGGAGTGCTGCTAGCAAGACGTCTTTAATGGGACCCCTGGTGTCATTCGCTCCAAGCCTCCATCTCCCCAGCAGACTAAGCGCTGCGGCCATCATGCCACAATGGTTATAATTTGGATCTTGTTCCTGAGTTTGTTGCAGGAGCCGTGGTCCCCAGGGCGGGCCGCGGGGGTGCCCGAGGCGGCCGGAGCCTCCCCGAGCGACCCCCGGCCGCGCCGGGAtgcggggggccgcggcggcgtCTACGAGCACCTCGGGGGAGCGCCCAGGCGCAGGAAACTCTACTGTGCCACCAAGTACCATCTCCAGATCCACCCCAACGGCAAGATCAACGGCACCCTGGAGAAAAACAGCGTCTTCAGTGAGTACCGGGCACACCTTTCCCCATCCCGCTTCCCCCGGGCCGGCGTGCGTGGGGAGGGGGTCTCTCGCCCGGACCAATTGCGTCCTGCTCCAGCATCAACGGGCAGGCGACGGCGGGTGCTGGGACGGTGCCGGACGGGGCGGCGGCGAAGCCGCTCCCGCCTCTTCTCctgcccagcgctgccccggggccggAGCCGCCCTGAGGCCCCCTCGGCGGGGACGGGGGGCACCCCCAGCTGCCGGGGTTTTCGCCCCTTTCCCTCGTCGGGCTCGGCGAGACCTCGCCTCGGCGTTTCGGGAGCCGCGCCGCTGGCTCCGCCGGACCCCGCAGCGCCCTTTCCGCGCCCTCGCACCCTCcggctcccgctcccgctccttCCCCGGGGGCTGGCGGGCTCCACGGGGCAGCCCCCTCTGCCCGCGGCCCGGGCAGGGGTCTCCCGAGCGGATCCTGCGGGGCGTGGGgacccggccggcggcggcggaggggatCAGTCCCCGCGGGGCAGAGCGGGAGCCCCAAaccccagccccttcccaagCTCCCCCCGACGGGGACCGGGAACCTGCCCTGCGCACCCCGCCCGACCTGTCACTGGCTTCCCACGCCAgccctggcccggcccggcccgctggGCAACCGGGTGCCCTCACACCTCCCCGGGGCCGAGTCCCCGGGCCCTCCTCGACGGGCTGCAGGCTGCCCTCGCCTCCCTCGTCCCGCCCCAGCTTGTGTCCCGCGGGGGGCTTGAGCTTCCACGGGCTAAATCGCATCTGTCCCCTTTGACATGTGCCGGGGATCGGCGGTAATTAAGATGAAACGGGATATGTCGGGAGCGAGGGGGTTTGTGTGAGGGCGGCAGAAGGAAGGAGAGCGGggctcagcgccgccgctgccccagGGGGAGCTCCGGGCGCCCccgcacccagcccagccccggccgcgGACACAGCCCGgcctccgccccggccccgccaccccAGGAAGCGTAAATCCCAGCTGGTGATGGCACACAGAGATAGGGAGACCTCAGGGATCTGTCTGAAGTCCATAAAGGAAAACCGCTATTTCCTAGAGGAAAACCCCCTCGCTATCAAAGCCTGGAGGAGGCATCCTTCAGCAGCGAACCGGTGTCTGATTCAAAACAGCTGTACCAAAACCACCCCAACTTTCCCAGACACAGGCCAGCAATCCAGCTCTGCAAAGGGGACAGGCCCCTGGCTCTGCTTTATCACTGCCGAAAGGCAGCAATGGGTTTGGGTGCAAGGGTCGCCTCTCGCCTCCAAACACTCATAGAAAGTACTGAGCTGTTGGGCCACAGCTGGAGAACTGAGAGCAGAGTTTGAGCGAGCCAGCTAGAGAGCCCTGCACATACGACACAACATCTCCTGAGCCATTTGTGCCTCCATCAGCGTCATGGCACCTTTGGCTGGACATAAACATCTTGGCAGGTATTGTGCCAGCCTCGCCTGTGACACTCTTCTTGTGTTTGAGACCCCATCTTTGATGGCCTGAAAATCTCCTCCCTTTTAATTTGGCTCAGACAGTCATATTGTCCTTGTCTGGAGGGCTACATTGACCTCCTAAATGACAAGTTCCTTTCATGATTATATACATGGCTCTAAAATGTAGCCGACTCACTCTGTTTTACCCTCTGGAGACCTCAGCAAGGGCTTTGTCCTGAAAGGGACAGCTTTGTGACTGGTTTCAATAAGTCAAGAGCTCTTGTGTTCCTAAGCATTAAAGAGGATTTAaacttttttatatacatataggATTAAGTGAACCTCTAGTTCAGTGTcagatctttttcatttttgaaagagTTCAATCTCAATCAGACATCTAGGGATTTATTGTCAAGCTTGTCTCAAACAATTCCCACATCATCGTTGTTTTATAGTGTTTCAAATAATAGTCTTGTTTCATTCACATGATTGCAGTATGATTTTGGTGTGAGCTAGTGGTAGCTGTGAAATCATACTCTGCAGGTAAGCAGTCATTCAAATGTATCTCAAAAAATTATACACGATGGGGAGCCACAACATATCTCATAATTGTTTCTGTTTCCAGGTATTCTTGAAATAACTGCTGTTGATGTCGGAATCGTTGCCATCAAGGGCTTGTTCTCTGGCAGATACCTGGCCATGAACAAAAGGGGCAGACTTTATGCATCAGTAAGTTTTACTTAAGGCTGGCATACGCCTGTCATTTCCTATGGGGAGAACAGGTCCAGTGGGGAGCACTGATTTCttataaataaacatttatagAGAAAAGAGTAATGTAATAACAGATTTCTGTCTGGAATTGTTACAGGCAACcattcagtatatttttaaaagtggaaagAAGCTGTGGTCTTACTTTCGTATTGCCTGTACAGCCAAAGGCAGAAGAATGTATTTGGCAAAGGTATTTCACGCGGCCAAAGTTCTGGGCAATTGGGTGCACTGATAAAGACCTCAGGAGCCAGCCTTTGCGGTGCAGAACGTCCATCTCTATTCAAAATTATCCATATTTATATTTGATGTGGATCTTGGACACTGGCAGAGGATATACGTGTCAGATAAAGAATATCCAGAAGCAATTGAGCATCTCCATTACAGGAAAGCAGCCTACTGATGGGAGTTTCTTTGCACAGAGCATTTGGTTGGGCAGTGAAAGAACTTACAGGTACTGAAAGGCAGGGCTATAGCAAGGGAAGGAAGTATGAGAAGGTGCAAGAGGATAAAGgtgaaaataaacactttatGCTACTCCTTTGACCTCATTTTTTGTCCTGATATTTGAGTAAAATCTGGGCTCTACTGATATTAGTGGAAGTCTTGCCTTTTCAGCCCAGCCAATATTTCCCCTCAGTGAATAAAATACTTTAGCTTAGACTTCTTCACATTCAGGGACACACTAAGGCGTATTTGTCAGTGTGTATACTATACACACTATCTACCTACTTGAATTTCTTCCATTGTCTTTGATTACATCCCCAGCAATCTTGCAATCTCTTACTGTGTAACAGCCATACTGTGCAGT contains:
- the FGF3 gene encoding fibroblast growth factor 3; protein product: MVIIWILFLSLLQEPWSPGRAAGVPEAAGASPSDPRPRRDAGGRGGVYEHLGGAPRRRKLYCATKYHLQIHPNGKINGTLEKNSVFSILEITAVDVGIVAIKGLFSGRYLAMNKRGRLYASENYNAECEFVERIHELGYNTYASHLYRTVPNRAGTKRKASAERLWYVSINGKGRPRRGFKTRRTQKSSLFLPRVLDNKDHEMVRLFHTNVKYRESLLKPPSKNQRRRRGR